The genomic region TTACGTAATTTATTTAGCCTATTTTAATTTCCTAATAAATACGTAAATTTATATGATCAAAATCACATTACGGGCATGTTTGGTCCCGCTTTACGAAAACTGTTTTTGCTTTTAAAAATGAGTTTTTTAATAAGCTACTTCTCGATACTGCTGGTGTTTGGCCtaatattttacaaaaaaaacgACTTCTCAACAACACTTTTTACGTAAGCGGATGGAAAATAAAATTTTTTGTTGAAAAGTATATCAAGATGGGTCTCGATTTGTAGAGAATGAAAAAATATGAATTAATAagtattaatttatttatttttgacaTGTTTACAACATATAAGTAGTCATTTATGCattaaaaatttataaaataaaagtaaaagctAGAAGCACCAAATTGATGCTTCTACTTTTGGCTCCCAAAATTAACTTTTGGGCTTAAAAGAAATTATTTTAACTTCTTCAAAATTGATTTTTTGGCCTAGCTTGTGCTTATTCAATGGAAAAGCACTTCTAAAACTGGGCCAAACAACATTCATTTTACCTTCAAATAACTGGCTacatttattttcttttaagCTTAAAAAAAATGGAGGATCTAATACATTTTCTTTGTTCGAAAAATTATACCTTAGGCTAATTAAAACTACTCATTAAGTACGAAGTAAAATATATGTcctataaaaaaaaaagtaatatatgGTTGTTTTCTTGTAGTCTAAcattaaagacatttctaattgtaaaataaaaaaataaaaaacattaaAGACATTAGCAGGCCTAGACGTTGGAGTATCATAAAATCAATATAACCCTCTACACAAACCAGAAAACTTAACTCACCTTTTTTACTCCATATTTATTTCTCACTTATtttttaaactaaaaaaaatGGAAGATCTCATAATTAACTTAGATGATCCGGAATTTAATTCCAAAAATGATTATTTAGGTGGGCTATCAAGACTTTTTTGGGAGAAGTATAATGGCTATTGTATATCGTTACGTACGAGTTATTCGGTTTCGAAAGACCTTAAAGGTTTTCCGATAACAAGCTGGAGTTTCGTCTCATCCCTAATGAACGTGTTGTTTGAAATGACTCAGGACGAAGATCGTATTTATGTAACGGTGAAGTGCGTGAGAGCTACAGTCTATTTTGTTGCATTTAGAATAGGGACAAGTGAACCTGACACTAATGACCCGAAAAACAATTCGGCTGAGCGAAAATGTAGAGATTGTAAAGTTATGCCAAGTGATGTTGGAGATGGTGGTTTTAAGGCAAGCTACGAGCAAGCAACCGATAGCATAGGCATAGACAAACTTTAGGATAACAAATTTGAGAAATGCGGTATACGGGTTGTATACCAGTCGTGATTAAAGAAATAACTTCATTACCCTGTGCATAGACATTGTGGAGCCGGTTAGATTCCATTGTGTGGTCCGATATTTTCAGAGAAATATGGAGGTGGATGTGATAAGGAGTTTTGACTTGGATGAGGATACCCTAACGGAGATTAAAAATTGGAGTGTTATATAGTTATCTCTTCAAAGACATCTCATATTGGGCACCGAATTTCGTGTTAATAAGCGGGGTCTAGAACATATACGTATAGAAAATGTTAGACTTATTATTGCAGTTATGAGAGATTGCAAGGTAAAAAAGCCAGTTGAAAGTAAAGTGTAGCTTTTGTAAGAATTGTCTTTAACTTATCTTTTCTAGTAGTAACTAATTAATAAGTGAATTATTTCACTTGTTGTCATTAGTAGTAACCTAATTAATAAATGAATTATTTCACTTGTTGTCAATTAGTTTGGTAACAAAAACTCTTTTTATTTATGAAATGATTTGACTCTGATCTTCTCCTTATCGACATAGCTGAAGTCCGATAATACATGTTTAATACTTGGTTCGAAGTGAAACTGTTGATGCATTTTCGTCATGAAAACCTTTTTGTCGCTAGATTATACGAGCAGTGTGTTGTAACTTGTAGTGCGCGGATATTAATTTTGTTAATGTTAATAAACACAATTGTCATGCATGGCGGAACCATCATCAGCTGTTAAACATGTGTATCAGCTTTGTTATTACAGTACTGCATAATGACGCAAAGTTTTGTAAGAGCTTTGAATAAACATGCAAAATGTAAACAAAATTTGGATGGGAAATTAACCAACTACTCATTTAAACTCGTCTTTTTAATAACTACGATATATATTTATTAAAAAGTTCAATAATTTTCTTATATTAAAAATTTCagttcttttaattttttttttttaaattttaacaTATATACTCATATAAAATTAAAGATAAAACAGTCGTATACTAGCATAGTCACATATAAGGCTTATTATAAATTGTAAATGGCAGTATTTATCAATAAAAACTAAAATTTCAAAATTGATTGATTTTAGAAACTCGCATTTACATCGATGCTCACTTGATCAATTAAATTACACAAAGACTTGTAATAAACGACTAAGGATACTTTTTTCCGTACCATGCATGTTTATGTCGCATAAATTATGTTTTTTTATCCCATCGATGTGAACTGTACTAGAGATCGACATGGCTAACTCTTTTGTTGTGCAGTTGTGCCCTACAATTTCCCCAACTATTAGTTGTATCTATAATTATTATTCAGTAAGTTAGTCATATACTCAATATTAATAATCTtacaaaaattaaataattatcaaTCATAATATATATCTGGAAAAAAAATCATCTGATATGGGATTATAATACCAAAAATCATGAAAATTAGATCAaccttcattcaaatcaagaTGCATGTGTTTTAAAAAAAACATAGATAAAAACCATTATTAAACTAAAAAATCAAAATATAATAATATCATCAATTAACTaaacaaatctaaaaaaaatattattaattCACATCGACTACATGCATCTCACAAGTATGTAAACAAATACAGTAAGAAGAAtataatcaaatattaaaagtAAATAACCCTATATCACTGAAAATCGAATTTTCATGTCATATGATGGAAAACCTATTTTTTAGATAGAGATTTTGATATTTTTTTCAGTATAATATGATGAATTATGAAAACGTAAAAGATACAAAAAATTTGAGtgtgtaaaaataaaaatataaaacataAAAGGGAAAGAGATGGAGGGGACTCGATTAAGCAAAGAGGATGTGTGATTGATTGTGCGGTGAAGATAGAAGTATAATTTAGGCTTTGTTTTACTTTTACCATGCTCTTCTTATAAAATAAGTTTAATAATGGTTTTTTTAAACACATGCATCTTGATTTGAATAAAGGTTGATCTACATGATATTTGGTTTAGATAAAAATTCTTATGATTATAATATATCTATATtattgcatgttgattttaataaTTTGGATTTTTTTGAGTGGTGATTTTAATAGTAGTTAGCATGAAACTtggaaataaaaaaaatggagaGATTAAGAAGGGGGAGGGTAATTAATTCCCACAAAAAACATGGTGGGAGGGGGGACCTACTGAAATCAAAGCATTTTCTCTCCCCAAAAATAAGGGACCAATAGAACTGCAAAAAATGTTTTGGCTTTTATAGTATAGGGATAGAGATTTTATCATTTACCctcaactagttttaaacccgtgcaaaattgcacgggtatgtatttgggccagtattaatgtttttggatgtatatttatttttgcatttctattgtacttatctaattggtctaaatctacgatctacataatttatgtttaaatttgttaaaaacatgtgttcacatacactggtttataaggaaataacgtaatctactcttgtaaataaaaattgcatacataaaaaactttacatccggataaaagaaatataatctaatataatcaactttaacatatgtatgtaattcatttgcgttttctgttcgatcccgtatataaatgttattcgttccttcttgaaattatgtaattttgttttaaaaattatgtaattcaatttcatttactcgcatttgtaattcattccgcgtatatgttattaattttatttacacggaatgtataaaattatttcataatattaattcatagaattttttcataatattatttcatagaagttgttgtaagacggaatttatcgcatgtttgaaaagacggaaatgtgaagaaataaatacattgcacactcacgggtcccaccataacatgaatttccaaaaaaaaaaaaaattgcattaatgacgtggcgcgctgaggattgagtattgtcttttgtattaatatagataagatttggTCAACTTGTCGTTTAATAGTTGGCTCTCATCTTttcttgttttaatttttgtGTTAAACCAAAGataacaaatgattgagatggaGTAAGTAATACTTCTTATATTTTAAAACAAGTAAAATGAATATTATAATAATGATATAATGATAATAAGAACACCTCATACAGTCATACAAGGTGTATAATGATACTCCAAAAATGCACCGTCATCGAATGGTGAAGACCTTCATTATTATTGCAGAATTATAGCTcgccttgtttttcaatcaatgTATTTACAAAAATGAGAGAAAAAGGGTCGTAAAAGAGAATTGAGCAAAgtaaattcttgtttcagacatATTATTTTCGTCTGAAATTAAGATGGGCCAGTCTGATTAGATGTgaccattttacaataaaatgtaaatgttttttttgctaaaatattACCAAGAGCTTTTTGGTTAAAAAACGACAACtttaattataatattttatcattaaatGACTATTTTTACTAAAAAATGTTGACACTTTCTTGTTttaagggtaagattattggtgATTCTTGACATGAATCTTGAGACAAAACTCCCAATATAATCTACCCAAATCTTGGGAAAGTCTTACGTTGAATCTTGGAAATCAAGGAGTAGGGTCGAGTATGGCCCAATCAGTATCGGCCCTTAGGGCTGAGCTAGATCGAGCTAGGGTCCAAGTAGGTCCGATCAAAACTTTATTTAACATATACGAGTATGTTTTTTTTGTTCTTTACAACTTTTATTCCCTAAGATTATTTCGTCTTGATAGAGAttacaaatttcaaaaaaaatcttaaatttttttaatttttaacctaagaatttttttgaaatttctaCAGTAGCAAATATATCGTAGTTATTAAAAAGACGAGTTTAAATGAGTGGTTGGTTATCTTGTCATCCAAATATTGTTTACATTTTTGCTCCATTATGTAATACTCTAATAACAAAGGAGGTACATGTTATTCAATGATCTTCAGATAATCCTATTATACTATAACCCAAAATGATAACCATATCTGAAGAAGTGAAGAATATCTCAAATATCACTGAAAAGCACGTATAAATTAAAGTACATCATAAACCATCACCTATCCACTAAAAGAATAGATGATTTCTAATTTTTCACTCCAAAAAGCATCTTCTTAAATAGGGAAACTAATTACAATTAATTGGATTCACTAAATAAAAAACTAACAATTACTCTATTCAATTTCCtattatctttcctctttcctttttcacactATTTGATTATCTTccatatttccttttttggtaaattttattcattctttattattttctctttcCTATAAATTTTACAACTTATCCTATTATATTAATTCTTTCCattctttcttcccctttcttattttttgtgcccaaaagaaagggaaagggagtatattttatttcattaaattattatattttcattaaaattaatcttttcatcaaattatattattttcataaaactctaaactataatattttaacaaaaatataaataaaatttatataaaactataaattgccaaaaaaaaaaattatgatattATATGAGAGTGAGTTGACCCTTACATCCATATACCTATAAAACAAAACCTATTACGTATAAAACAAAACTGTAAATCACCATTATTCTttcgtgaaaaaaaaaagttaagagaattaaaaaattgaaatcattagatttgtggtataaaaaatattttatttcaattatatttcagcacattactcaattctcttgaatAATCGTGTCAATTACAGCTTTTTTTCTGAAATAAAAATACAATGATGATAAAtatgaacaattaatgagataccactattatataagtaatttattaaaaaaaaactcTATGTATGCCGTGCATTTATTGCGTGGGGTCTAAACTAGTTATATATATTAATCATTTCAGCCATGTTTACATGGCATtctgtaatttttttgagttgtTATTTTGAGTTATTTGAACATTGCGCATATCGcgggaaaaaaaaaagtttaacaTAACACTTAAATCAATTAAAGAAGCAATATAAAACATATCATTATTTACTAAAATTAAATTATGATTATCAATCAATCTCTAAATTCACGAATATTTCAAGTTCATATAATTAATGGAAAAAATATATTATAAAATAATTTACTATAGATGATATTGTTTCAAGCAAAATTATGGAATATATTTATACAAGCAAAATTAGGGAATATATGATTCTAAAACTAATTTATAACCGAAATTACGGAATATATTTTAAATTCCTATATTGGTGGTACTCTTCACAAACGCACTCTTAACCATGTTAATCTACAAGCTACAGTAAtggtaaaataaaaaataaaaaatactcCATCAGCTATTGTGGTTGTCAGTAATTATTAAGTTAAGACAGTCTTATACTGTGAGACAATTCTATAATGTGGAAAGACAACTTATTTGTTAGCATTAAATAAatagtttttttatttttatttttataaaaatggacCGTCTCATGGTGTAAGACccttttattttataatttttaactcattaaataaaaagacagcttttttattaatttaacaataaaactaaatgttttttttattaacaaAAATGAACAGTTTCATAATTGAGGTTGTCTTAACCTATAATTTATGAATACATTTTAcaggcattattattattattattattattattcttattattcttattattattattattattattattattattattattattattattattattattatttttgcagAAAGATTATGATCATTATATTAAATATAAAGTTAGAGGGTACATATCCTATAATTCCTACAAGGAAAGCCAGAGAGGCCACCTTAAACCAAATCAAGAAACCAACAAAAAGAAACTAAGACAAGCTAACTGTCATTACATTGAGATCTAACAAACACCAAATACTTGACCTTCCAAAGCAGAGCAGAGGGAGGACGAGCTAGATTCTGAAATACCCTTTTGTTGCGTTCAGCCCATATAAGATAAATGGAGCTAAGCAAGGCACACCTTCTTTGCTTCTTGAGCCAACTGCGCCCCCTGTTATGGGTTTTGAACCAGGAACAAATAAGACGCAGATCAGTTGAGGAGATGCACCTCAGCCAGGCTGCCACTCCTAGCCAAATTTCCTTTGAGTAAGAACACTGAAAGAACAAATGGGCCGCAGACTCAGCCTGATGCTCACACAAAACACAGCGATTCACCAGCACCATACCCCTACTGCACAAGTTATCAACCGTAGGGAGCTTGTTTTGAACCGCCAAGACACCTACCACAGCATGTTTAGGATAAGCAAACGAGTCACCAAAGGACTTATGCATAGGAAATGGCGAGCCTTTAGTCCTCAGCAGCTGATAAACTTGCTGCTTGTAATCAGGGGTCAACAACAAAGTTATAGCTTGAGCTTTCCCACCTGTGATTTGAAGCAAACAGTCCCTCATTGCTATGACATTACCCCAAAACCATGAGTGAGCAGCTGTAAGTCGAAATTCCCAGAAGTCTTCCCCTTTTAACAAGTAAGCCTTGACCCATTTCACCCAAATATTTGGGGCATCAGTGATGAGTTTTTTGACCCAGACCATAAGTTGTGATTTGTTCCAACTGAGAATTTCCTTTATGTCCATGCCACCTTCCTGTCTAGGCAAACAAAAGCTCTCCCAACTTTTGAACACCATCCTCCTGCTACCCTCCTTAACACCCCACAAAAAATCTTTGCACATTCTATTGATTCTCTTAGCAACTCCCTTAGGCAATAAGACACTTGCACCCCAAAAATTATGAAGACCAAAGATGACAGAGTTGATGAGAGCAATCTTACCCGCATAACTGAGTTGATGGTTGGCCCAGTGAGAAATTTTTTCCCTGATTTTATCAAGCAAAGGGAGGAACATTTTTTGGGTGAGTCTGGAACTGAACAAGGGAAGCCCCAGGTATCTAACAGGCAAATCTCCTTCAACATAGCCAGTAGTACTTAAGATGAGCTGCTTGACATGAGGATTAACTCCACCAAAATAAAGATTAGATTTCATGGGGTTTACTTGAAGGCCAGAAAGAGCAGCAAAGAACTTGAGACACTTATCCACAGCAAGAACAGAGGGGAGGTCTCCTCTGGTAAAAACCAGTAAGTCATCAGCAAAGATAAGGTGGGTTAATTTGACTTGAACGCATTTGGGATGATAGGAGAAGCCTGGATGAATGGGCAGATTCCTCAGCAATCTAGAAAGAACTTCCATACAAATGACAAATAGATAAGGGGAGAGAGGGTCTCCTTGCCTCAAACCCCGTTTGCCAGGAAAAACCCCCTCTATGGAACCATTGATGCTCAAAGAAAAGTGGGATGTAGTAACACAGGCCAAGATCCATTTTCTAAATTTTTCAGGGAAACCAAATAAAGTCAGGCAACTAGATAAGAAATCCCAGCTAACAGAATCAAATGCTTTGCGAATATCAACCTTTAAAATGCATCTAGGTGTCAGGAGGCTCCTATTGTATTTAaaagcaagctcatgagcaacCATGGAATTATCAAAGAGGTCCCTGCCCTCTATAAAAGCAGCCTGCTCTAGCCCTATGATAGAATTCAGCACAGGCTTCATCCTATTTGCAAGAATCTTGCTCACAGTTTTATAGAAAACTGTGCAGCAAGAGATGGGTCTATACTCAGTCACTGAGGAAGGAGCATCATTTTTTGGAACAAGAGCAATGATGGTAGAGTTAGCAACCTGAGGCATTCGTCCTTTTTCAAAAAATTCCTGGACTGCAGCTTGGAAATCAGGGCCAGTGATACTCCAAGTGTCTTTAAAGAAACCAGAATTATAACCATCAACCCCAGGGCTTTTGTTTCTGTCAATAGAAAAAAGAGCAAGCTCAATCTCACGAGAGGTAACCATAGCCTCCAGCTGAGGGGAGTCAGAGAGAGTATTGGAAGAGAAAAGATCAGCTGGAAGAGCCTGCACTGGCTCAGTAGAACCCAAGAGAGTTTGATAAAAA from Silene latifolia isolate original U9 population chromosome 3, ASM4854445v1, whole genome shotgun sequence harbors:
- the LOC141648671 gene encoding uncharacterized protein LOC141648671 — protein: MVWGVAAVVATIVATVVRGFVIWFLQFPSSVVTFLPAGVSDHAPVLLNVPYARVCKPSFKFLNCWALSGGFLPLVSLNWVNPAYGSKIHSLFLKLRRLRGGLKHLHSSEFSGIKARVAEAKASLSNCQILLQASPLCPSLILQEKDLLLTYTTLKAAELRVLSQKAKVQHLKLSDANTHYFYASIAARRNRNTIGAIKDAQGQFCQGHKEVTKAFLTFYQTLLGSTEPVQALPADLFSSNTLSDSPQLEAMVTSREIELALFSIDRNKSPGVDGYNSGFFKDTWSITGPDFQAAVQEFFEKGRMPQVANSTIIALVPKNDAPSSVTEYRPISCCTVFYKTVSKILANRMKPVLNSIIGLEQAAFIEGRDLFDNSMVAHELAFKYNRSLLTPRCILKVDIRKAFDSVSWDFLSSCLTLFGFPEKFRKWILACVTTSHFSLSINGSIEGVFPGKRGLRQGDPLSPYLFVICMEVLSRLLRNLPIHPGFSYHPKCVQVKLTHLIFADDLLVFTRGDLPSVLAVDKCLKFFAALSGLQVNPMKSNLYFGGVNPHVKQLILSTTGYVEGDLPVRYLGLPLFSSRLTQKMFLPLLDKIREKISHWANHQLSYAGKIALINSVIFGLHNFWGASVLLPKGVAKRINRMCKDFLWGVKEGSRRMVFKSWESFCLPRQEGGMDIKEILSWNKSQLMVWVKKLITDAPNIWVKWVKAYLLKGEDFWEFRLTAAHSWFWGNVIAMRDCLLQITGGKAQAITLLLTPDYKQQVYQLLRTKGSPFPMHKSFGDSFAYPKHAVVGVLAVQNKLPTVDNLCSRGMVLVNRCVLCEHQAESAAHLFFQCSYSKEIWLGVAAWLRCISSTDLRLICSWFKTHNRGRSWLKKQRRCALLSSIYLIWAERNKRVFQNLARPPSALLWKVKNFNKVACGLAHAMPWVADRRSWNVDLPNWIMSLVLDDLIAIAIDDPRIIDSIVALISGRFPLFSCVVMDVASCLIHSISYCIFIHLSRAQGAIDYRFIFGNTREHGRYTEVGSRYPYPGITTPLHLLSTIGILLAWPPMPEVLGECGGLAGTGVALADRLVDAAVAHVVAGRELTTGGWEVELWASEVLWLDPDLLG